The following nucleotide sequence is from Acinetobacter equi.
TCTTTTTAAAAATGCTGGAACACTACCTGAAATACGCTCTGCTAATGTAACAGCTGCATCATTTGCAGACATAACAATTAAGCCTGCGAGCAGCTGGTCTACTGAAATTTTTTCTCCAGGTTTTAGATACATTTGAGATTCATCCCATTGCACTGTATTAACCACAGGAGTTGCAGTGATAATTTCATCCTTAGATAAACGACCCGCTTCAATTTCTTTTAAAGCGATATACGCGACCATCATTTTCGTCATTGATGCAGGAGCACGTTGAACATGACTATTATGTTCAGCAATGATCTGACCAGACTGCGGATCTAGAATAGTCCAAGCTTCAGCTTCAACGGATTCAGGGACGATATTAAATAGGGCAGCATGGCTAAGATGACTTAGAAATAAACAGAATGCTGCAATAACGTAGATGAAGGCTTTCAAAGGGGTTCCTTGGTGTTGTCAAGTCATGACAATGTAATGCGATAATGCTGCGAATCGTATGCCTTTTTTTATTTAATGACTAGTCAAAGTTGATGACTTTTAAAGCAGTTCGGCAAAGCAAGTAAAAAAAATGATAAGCTATCTCTTAAGTTCTATTTTTATATTTTTGTATTGCCTATTATGTTGCATTATCAAATCGAATTCGACGATTATCGTCAGCATCTTATTCACGTGACTTTACGCTTTTTAGCAGATCCAACACAGGTACTTTCATTGCCGACTTGGATTCCTGGAAGTTATTTAATTCGTGAATTTTCTAAGCATATCGAAAGTGTAAAAGCATATGATGAAGCTGGTCGTGTTTTAAAGATTCATAAATTTGAAAAGAATAAATGGCGCTTATTCAATACAGATCATGAACTGATTACGGTTGAATATGACGTTTATGCGTATGATCTTTCAGTTCGTGGTGCATACGTAGATCAAAATCGTTTATATGTAAATCCTGCATGTGCGTGTTTAGGTTTAGAAGGTCAAGAATCTAAAGCAATTGAAGTTGAAGTTTTCTTACCTGATGAATTAAAGCACTTCCAAATTGCGACAGGACTTAAAACGAAAAGTTTGGTGAAAGGTCGTTATACGTTATATGCAGATAATTATGCTGAATTAATTGATGCACCATTTGAGTTAGCTGAACAGACACGCTTTAGTTTTGAAGCAAATGGTATTGCACATGAGTTTGTTGTATCTGGTCAGCATGCGATGAATGAACAGCGTATGAAACAAGATATTGAAAGAATCTGTGCAACAGAAATTTCAATGTTTGGTTCAGCACCATTTAATGACTATACCTTTATGACAATGGCAACTGGTAATAGTTATGGTGGTTTGGAACATCCAAATAGTACAAGTTTAATTACACCACGTAGTGATTTGCCAAAAGCTAATGAACCTGAAGAACCTTCTGAAGATTATCAACGCTTTTTAGGTTTATGTAGTCATGAATATTTTCATTCATGGTTAGTGAAATTTATTCGTCCAGAAAACTTTGTGAATTATGATTTAAATAAAGAAGGCTATACGTCTTTACTTTGGATTTTTGAAGGATTCACATCTTATTATGATGATTTAATTTTGTTAAGAAGTGGTGTGATTGATCAAGCTTCTTATTTGAAATTATTAAAAGCACAAATTGATCGCTATTTACAAAATCCAGGTCGTTTCGTTCAAACTGTTGCCGAATCAAGTTTTGATGCTTGGGTAAAGTTTTATCGTCAAGATGAAAACTCAAATAATGCTGGTACAAGCTATTACAACAAAGGCTGTTTAGTGGCTTTATGTTTAGATTTAGGCTTACGTTTACGTGGTTCTAGCTTAGATGAATTAATGCGTAAATTGTATGAAAATGCACAGAAAGGTATTCAAGTACATGAGCGTACAATTTATGAATTATGCCAAGAGTTAACAGGTGATAATTGGATTGAGCAAGTTAATCATTTGATTAATACAACAGATGAATTGCCACTTGATCAATTACTACCAGAATTTGGTATTCAGTATCAAATTAAGGATGAAAAATCACTTCCTTTTGGTTTAAAAGTTATTGAAAAACCAGAAGGTGTTTTAGTACAACAAGCACGCCGTGATGGTTCAGCAACACTTGCAGGTTTGTCTGCGAATGATGTGATTATTGCAATTGATGGCGTTAAGGCAACAAGCAAATTATTAGAGACATATGCACAAACTGAAGGCACGTATACAATTTTTGCTTTCCGTCGTGATGAATTAATGCAGTTTGAAGTGAATGCTGGAAAAGTTGGCTTAGCTTCAGTGGTATTAAATGTTGAAGATCAAGCGAAAGCTGAGCGTTGGCTAAATGCATAAATAATATTTTAGATGCCTTTCATTGAGATGGAAGGCATCTTTTTAATCAAAAATAAAAAATTAATTTTCTGAAATTAATTGAATAGATACATCATATTTATTAAATTCTTTAAGTATCTCTAAAATCAATTGCTGAGTTTTTTCTTCTTGTAAATTAAGTATAACTTCTTGATTTAATATGCCATTAAAGGCTTCGATATTTAAAATTTCCCAGCAATTTTCCGTATTTGTTGCTTGAATAACTAAACGTCGAATTTGGATTTCTTGATCGGCTTGTCGTGGAATAACATGAGTAATGGCGAGAATATGAGTTAAATCATCTTTAGTGCTGACAAATGTAATGACCCAGTTTCCGACTTTACTCAGTTGTGTTGGCTGGTCGAATGGTTCAAATTTTAAGTAAAGCATGATCTGGACATAGATAATAAAAAGACATTTATTTATATACGTAAATAGAGAATAAAGAAAATGAGCTAAAGTCGGATAAAATTGGTAAATATTTCTGTAAATATTAAACCTTTATAAATAAATTATAAAAATCAATATTATGTAATTATTTTAAATGTCAATAATAAAAAAATGATCTAAAAAATGACTAAATTAAACGTTTATTTATATAAAAGATTTCTTTCACTTATTTTTCTAGTATGAAAATAAGTGAAAGAAATTATGAGAGTAGACTATAACGTTGAAATAGCAGTATTTTCTAATGCTTTACGTAAATATGGGTCAAGCTCATCTTGGCGTAGTAACCATTGAACATAATCTTGTGGTAAATCTACAATTAATGTTCCTTTGTGTTTTCCAAAATTTACAGTACGTGGAATACGTGCATCTTCTGATGCTTCATATAATGCTTCAATATTATTAATTTTTAAGTGATGCACGATATGCATCAAAATATTTGCCGTTAAAATAATGTCCATATCTGCACGGTGTGCTTTACGAATCATTTCACGTGCTTTTTCACTTCCTTTACTGATCATATAAATTAAAGCAGAAATATTATGTGCTTCAGCATCAGGCCAAACTTTACGAGCTAGGGCAAGGGTACAAATCGCTTTAATTGAAGATGTATCTACACCACATTTTTGAATAGCACGAATATCGTAATCAATGTTATGACCAATAATATATTGTGTTTCTGCTGGGAGTTTAAATGTTGTGTAATGAGGCTGGTCTGCTAAGTCTGTTTCTAGAATATGATGAACAGCCATTGCAGCATAAGAAATAGGCTCATCTGCTTGATACAACTGATCAAAAAGTTGAGATTTATCTAATGTAATTTTAGCGTCATTAATTTCAATAGGGGCGTAAGCAATTTCGATAGGTTGACCATTTAATGTATGGGTTTCTGTATCTAAAATGATTGCGTGCATAACCTATGCCAATAAGCGAAAGAAATTTAATTTACCATTATCAAATCTATAGAACAAATATTTTCAGAAATAAGTATTTTATATTGATTTTTTTAGACCATTTAGATGAAATTAGAAAAAATGAATCATTATATTATCCTATGGTATTTAAAATTAAAATAAATATTAAAAATGAGAATGTTAGAAACCATATTGAATCACAGCAGACGTTTTGAATAAAGGTCTGCTGTTATTTATAATCATATTTCAGCGTAGTTTTGGTTGGCTAAATTGAATAGGTATACTTACATTGTCTTCTGGAAAAATTTTTAGTAACTGATTATATGCATTTAATGTTTGAGAAAAGTTCTTGAATTTTATGTGAACTATTTTCATATGATCATAATATTCGATAGAATCAGATAAAGAAAGAATATGCGATGCTTGTGTTTTAAATTTATTTTGAGAAACCTCAGTAATAATAACAACTGTCTCACCGATGCCAACAGCGCCTTGATCATTAATTAAATAAATTTGATCAGGTATGTTTGAGGGAATTATGTCATAAATTTCTTGATTCAATTTGATTTTTGAACTTTTAAGTTGTGCATGTTCCTTTTTAGTTAATAGTTGTCCTATAGATAGTTGTGTTTGTGCATAGCTATATGCAGGCATTAAAAAAAGAATCGATATTAAATTGATTTTAGCTAAATTTATAATTTTCATATCCATTTCCTTAAGATGATGTTTTTGGAATCACTCGATATTCGACTTTAAGTGGATCTTGTGCACTAACCTCTGATGTACAAGTACCTTTATCACCACTTATAGCAAAAATCTCCCATTGCCCATTTGCTTTTTCATCGTGGAATGCATAGCTACCCAAACTATAATTCTGAACTTTTGATATGCCTGATTTATAATAAATATTGTAGGGGATAGAGAGCGTTGAAATAATACCAGATGGTGATTTCACAAATATTCCTACACTTCCAGCACAAATTGGCCCCGATAACCTTAACTGAAATTGATCAATTGTATTTCCTTGATTCATTGAAATAATACCTAAGCGGGTGACTTGACCATAATTCAAATGATGTATGTTAGGAAAAGCATTTGAAAATTGTGGAATTTGTAATCTAGATGGCAAAGTGCCAGCTTTATATGTTTTTGCGAGTTCTACAGCAGCAGTAGCATCAACTAAACCAAAGCCATACCAGTTAGAATATTGAGAGCCAGCATTATTTGTTTGCCAACCAAATTCTAAAGATACTTGAGTAGCACCATCTTTGATGTCATTTTTAGTACCCGTTGAATTTAAAAGTAGCCCTGTTTTTAAGTCGACTAAGCGATTTGCCTGACTTCTTGAAACATAATTAAGATCAATTTTGCGTGAGGTTCTTTTTAATATTTCACGAACATCGCGCCAAGTTAAATTAGGATTTACTTGTAAGATTAATGCCGTGACTGCGCTTACTGAAGGGGTTGCAGCAGATGTACCATTCATTTGTGAGTAATCACATTTGGCATTATTGAGTATTCTATTAAGTTTAGATAATCCTCGAGAAAAGAGATTATCAGTTGAATCACTGCGACTATAGCCATATACACAACCTTGTAAATCTGTTGAAAATATTGATGGACCTTGAGTCTTATGGTTCTGTAAAAGGAAGTGTCGGAGTCTAGCTACACCCTCACCATATTCACCACCTAAACCTGATTCACCTGCTAAGCCTGTCACCCAATTCACAGCCCCTGCATTTGAATAACTTGCTTTTATTCCTTTCGTATTTGCAGCTGCAATAATTATTGTTGTTGGTTCTAGTGTTTGAATTTCATGAGCAGGATTTTCACAACTTAATATATTTTGAAACTGCGGAAGACAATCGCGGATAGCAGATGTAGATTGAGTGTCAGCAATGAACTCATTACCTGCTGCTTTTAAAAGGATAGCTCCTTTATTTTGTCGCAGATATTGTAAGTTCCTTAGAACTAATAACTCTATGTTTCTATCATTATAAGAAGGAGGAGTTATTGGATTTCGACCAAAAGAAGCATTGAAAATATCAACATTTTGAGAAAATGGAGCCCCTCCATAAGCAGCGATAGTGTCTTTTAATGTATTTGTTGAAATATAATTGGCACCCCCTAAATTGGCCCTAGATGCTATCCCCATTATTCCTTTTCCATTTTGAGCAGCAGCAATAATTCCAGCAACATTAGTTCCATGAGCATCATTTTTATTTTCATCTAGTAATGGTGGTGTTGGATCATTGCTTCGATTTTGGAAATTATAAGTCATATCAAGCTTAATATTTGAGCTTAAATCTTCATGCTTAATATCAATACCGTCATCTAAAATAATAATATTAATTCCTTGTCCTTTAATTCCTTGTCTGTGCAGATTTTCTACATTTAAATCGTAATTTTGAGGATCTGCATCATTCTTCCAAATACTTTTAAATTTTTTAAAGAAGCTTTCTTGATAATTTAGAGCCCATTGGAAAGTATAAAGAGGCTCTGTTCGACCTGTTTTACAAGCATATGCTCCAGTTTCGATACAGTTTATATTAGTGACTTCTCTATTCGAATTGTTAGATGATTGACTTGCATTTGTAACGGGATTGTTTTTTGCCTGATCTTGTGATGAACCGCCACATGCAGATAACATAATACTTGCAATTGTATAAGTGAGTAATTTTATTTTCATAATAATATCCTTGTAAAAATAATTACAATTTTTATTAAAAATATTATTGTTTTTATTTTTATTTAATTCATTGGTAATTATTTATTGTTATTTGGTGGGTTTTGTTAAATAGGGGAAGTTGATAAAGTATTTTTGAAGTTTTAAATAAATAATTTTTTATTAAGGTGTTTTATGTAAGTGTATGATTGTATATTTGTTTAATTTTTTTTCAAAAATACTTTTATTGAATTATAGAGTTTTAAAAAAAAATAAAATTGTGATGATTTTTACATTATCCTTTTTTTTGAAAACAAATATAAAACTATTTTTTTAAATAAACTATTTAGTATTTATTTCTCTCATTAATAAATAGTAGAGGTGCTATTATGAAAAATATAATAGCCATGACTATGTGTTCATTAGTTCTATTAATAGGATGTAAATCTGAAAATAGAAATAACCAATTAAATGGGCGTCAGCCTGCTAATGTTTTACAAAATAGCCCCCCAACACAAGTAATTAGTAACCAGCAAAGAGATGCTTTAGTAAATAATGAACAGATTACCTACAAGATTGAGAATCCTGTAGTTTCTGTCTCATCTTATGCAAATATTAGTGATGATCTTGTACTTGCTCCTGTTAGCTCGGAAAGAACATTACTCACCTATAAAATGTCAGGTGTAAATGGAAAAGAAACAACAGCAACTACATTAGTATTTGTACCAAAGGGTACTGTTCCAAAAGAAGGTTGGTCTACAGTTGTTTGGGCTCACGGAACTACAGGAGTTGCTGATAAATGTGCTCCTAGTAAACAGGGTTTAAAAGGGACTGAGGTTTTTATTGCAATGCTCTTG
It contains:
- a CDS encoding M61 family metallopeptidase — translated: MLHYQIEFDDYRQHLIHVTLRFLADPTQVLSLPTWIPGSYLIREFSKHIESVKAYDEAGRVLKIHKFEKNKWRLFNTDHELITVEYDVYAYDLSVRGAYVDQNRLYVNPACACLGLEGQESKAIEVEVFLPDELKHFQIATGLKTKSLVKGRYTLYADNYAELIDAPFELAEQTRFSFEANGIAHEFVVSGQHAMNEQRMKQDIERICATEISMFGSAPFNDYTFMTMATGNSYGGLEHPNSTSLITPRSDLPKANEPEEPSEDYQRFLGLCSHEYFHSWLVKFIRPENFVNYDLNKEGYTSLLWIFEGFTSYYDDLILLRSGVIDQASYLKLLKAQIDRYLQNPGRFVQTVAESSFDAWVKFYRQDENSNNAGTSYYNKGCLVALCLDLGLRLRGSSLDELMRKLYENAQKGIQVHERTIYELCQELTGDNWIEQVNHLINTTDELPLDQLLPEFGIQYQIKDEKSLPFGLKVIEKPEGVLVQQARRDGSATLAGLSANDVIIAIDGVKATSKLLETYAQTEGTYTIFAFRRDELMQFEVNAGKVGLASVVLNVEDQAKAERWLNA
- a CDS encoding putative quorum-sensing-regulated virulence factor; translation: MHAIILDTETHTLNGQPIEIAYAPIEINDAKITLDKSQLFDQLYQADEPISYAAMAVHHILETDLADQPHYTTFKLPAETQYIIGHNIDYDIRAIQKCGVDTSSIKAICTLALARKVWPDAEAHNISALIYMISKGSEKAREMIRKAHRADMDIILTANILMHIVHHLKINNIEALYEASEDARIPRTVNFGKHKGTLIVDLPQDYVQWLLRQDELDPYLRKALENTAISTL
- a CDS encoding S8 family serine peptidase — its product is MKIKLLTYTIASIMLSACGGSSQDQAKNNPVTNASQSSNNSNREVTNINCIETGAYACKTGRTEPLYTFQWALNYQESFFKKFKSIWKNDADPQNYDLNVENLHRQGIKGQGINIIILDDGIDIKHEDLSSNIKLDMTYNFQNRSNDPTPPLLDENKNDAHGTNVAGIIAAAQNGKGIMGIASRANLGGANYISTNTLKDTIAAYGGAPFSQNVDIFNASFGRNPITPPSYNDRNIELLVLRNLQYLRQNKGAILLKAAGNEFIADTQSTSAIRDCLPQFQNILSCENPAHEIQTLEPTTIIIAAANTKGIKASYSNAGAVNWVTGLAGESGLGGEYGEGVARLRHFLLQNHKTQGPSIFSTDLQGCVYGYSRSDSTDNLFSRGLSKLNRILNNAKCDYSQMNGTSAATPSVSAVTALILQVNPNLTWRDVREILKRTSRKIDLNYVSRSQANRLVDLKTGLLLNSTGTKNDIKDGATQVSLEFGWQTNNAGSQYSNWYGFGLVDATAAVELAKTYKAGTLPSRLQIPQFSNAFPNIHHLNYGQVTRLGIISMNQGNTIDQFQLRLSGPICAGSVGIFVKSPSGIISTLSIPYNIYYKSGISKVQNYSLGSYAFHDEKANGQWEIFAISGDKGTCTSEVSAQDPLKVEYRVIPKTSS